TCTTACACGGAAAACTGGGGTGTGAACTACCATCGTCCTCCTTGGACTGTTATGCAAGGGGATGATATTTCGAATGATCCCTCAGCTTGTAGGAATATCTTGAGTGGTTTGGCACCCCGTTTGAGGTTCTTCGTGCCCGTGGTCTATCTCGTGAGAATCGGATAAACCAGATCTCTTCCATGCTTGTTGGAAGCTCTATAATGGCGAATGCGATTATAGAGGATTACAGGGTCCTTGGCCGCAAGGAAGAGGAGATCGATCGCCTGCGGGCTGAGGCTGAGGCAATGGTAAAGGTTGCTCGTGAAGGTGCGGAGCAGGTTGAAAGAGAgaaggctgcttttgagaagcaaaAGCAGACTGAAGCTTGGGCTGCGACAGCTCgccttaaacaggttcgtactctttccaaattgctttctgatgagcgcaaggGTTGGAGGGAAGCTTGCGCTCgagaaaatgaaaaacttttcCGTGTTCGTCAGCAGGTGACCAATCTCAAGGCGGCGAATGTTGCTTTGGTAAAGGAAAAGGCTGCAGGTGAAGCGGCTGCCAAAGAGGCCAAAGAAGCGGAGGCACGCGGTGCCAAGGCTCTTGTCGAGGGCCTCAAGGTATGAGTTGCAATTACacttgactttgtttctttgtttcACAAGTATAATTGATTATCCTTCTATACTTGTGTTTTCTTTGTTGTTGATAGGTTGAAGTGCAGAACCGGGTGACCATTCTTGAGTAGGTCACTGCCCGCGCGGCTGAAGCTGAAGCGCGAGCAAGAGAGGCTGCTGAGGCTAGAGATAGCCTAATTTCCTCTTTGGATCAGGTTAAGGCAGATCGTGATTGGATGCGTGATCACGATATCGGGCATGTGTATCCGGTGCCTTTGCTATCTTTAGGTTTGCTTTTGTTAACCTTGTTACTTGTGTTTTGCAGATTGTCGGAACCATTCTTGACGCGCCTGAGAACGCGTGCTGTTAATGAACTTAAGGAGCGTGCGCGGGAGGCGGGGTTCAAGGCTGGTTACAACGAATGCCTTAATCATGTGAACCCTTTCTACAAGAGCAAGTTTACTGAGGATAGATCTGGGTTCCATGGTGTAGATACTGAGGCTCGGTATGTTGCAGCTATTAATGCATACAACAGATTGTCCATTTCCGCCCTTGAAGATATTGATAAATGCTTGGAGGCAGAAGATTATGTGGACCGCTTGCGGTTGTTGTATGATGATCCTGAGGAGGAGGAAGCTGCTGGTGGTGCCAAGGGTGATGCGGGCACCAGTGGTACGAAAGAAGACTAGGTTGGGCCTGCGTGCCCTTTTTGACTTCTCTTTTTGATGTAACCGTTTTAGAAGGAAACTGATGTACTTCTTCTACACCGCAATGGTGTAGGAGTATTTTGGTATATATAAAGTTTTAACCCctttgttcaatttgtacaagtctTTTTATCTCTTGCATCTTGAACGTGTGCGAGTTAATGTCTTTATAAATAGCATTAAGTCTGAATTTGCCATTTGCATATCTAGGTGATATGCAAGTATGTGTGGCTCTCAGTTCATAAGTAAAGAATATTTACTGTGTCTTTGTGTGAGCGTAGTTGAAATAGTGTTTATTTAAGGCCAATGTT
Above is a window of Helianthus annuus cultivar XRQ/B chromosome 14, HanXRQr2.0-SUNRISE, whole genome shotgun sequence DNA encoding:
- the LOC118486342 gene encoding uncharacterized protein LOC118486342 isoform X1 translates to MLVGSSIMANAIIEDYRVLGRKEEEIDRLRAEAEAMVKVAREGAEQVEREKAAFEKQKQTEAWAATARLKQVRTLSKLLSDERKGWREACARENEKLFRVRQQVTNLKAANVALVKEKAAGEAAAKEAKEAEARGAKALVEGLKVEVQNRVTILE
- the LOC118486342 gene encoding uncharacterized protein LOC118486342 isoform X2, yielding MLVGSSIMANAIIEDYRVLGRKEEEIDRLRAEAEAMVKVAREGAEQVEREKAAFEKQKQTEAWAATARLKQVTNLKAANVALVKEKAAGEAAAKEAKEAEARGAKALVEGLKVEVQNRVTILE